The Streptococcus viridans genome contains the following window.
TCATACAAGCAAGCATTTTGGATCTCATTGATCGTGGAAATCTTCGTTTGACTAGAGATAACAATGGGGGAACCTTGACCTGTCTTTACCATGAAGGCTTGGCTGATTTTGAATTACAGTTTATTGACATGCTTTTTAATCAAGAAACTGAAATCAGGATTAGCGAGGTATTCTCAAAGTATAAAATTAATCAGGCAGCCCTTAAAAAGGATTTTCGAGCTGCAACATCAGACACACAAAGAGACCGTATTCGAAAGGTCGGAAGTGATGTTCAATCGCTTTTACAAAAGGATGCCCAGCAATTGTCAAAAGGTGTAGAAAAGGAAATTGCAAAATTAGGTTTGCCCTCTTATTTTAGAGACTTATCTGAGACGGAAGCAGCTTTTTCAAAAACAGGCTGTGCCTTACACTTTTGGCTCTTACTGATCTTATTTGTGAGCATGTGTTTCTTATCTTTTGGATTTGGTTCACACCTCTCTTCATACTATTTTTGGATCATTTTATGTCTGGTTTTGTTATTGATTCCATTTTATATTGTTGTGAAACGTCGCGAAGATCATCTACAATCCTTGGAGAACTTGGATTCACAATTCCAATGGATGGCCTTTAGAAATATGATTGAAAGTATTCCAAATTTCAACCAAGCAGAACTTGAAAGTGTCGTCCTATGGAATCGTATCTTAGTCTATGCAACTATGTATGGTCAAGCTAAAAAAGTGAGTCAGGTACTCCAAAATTATCAGATTCCCTTGCCATATGAAGACTGGGATGCTCTTGTTTGGCTCACATCCTCTCCAAATTCCTTCCTAGACGGGTCTACCTTAATGAGCTATGCAGCTGATTCCTACAGTGTTTCAAACTTCTCTATTAACTCCTCAGATGGCAGTGGTGGCTTTGACGGCGGTGGTTTCTCCGATGGAGGTGGTGGTGGAGGATTTGGCGCCTTCTAATAGTACTTGTTATTTAATGAAGTCTGGGATGTAGAACCATTGTAGTTCTCACTCAGGCTTTTTAATTTGTAACTATACTGACGATTGAAAAAAGCCTCTATTTCCGCTATAATGGGTTAGTTAAGGTAAAAGGAGAGAACCAATGTAGAAGGATCCTACTTACTAAAAAATACGTTTTAAAAAAATAACTGAGGAAGAAAGAATGACAATAACTGACGAAATTAAAAAACGCCGTACCTTTGCCATCATCTCCCACCCGGATGCTGGTAAAACGACGATTACAGAGCAGTTGCTCTACTTTGGGGGAGAGATTCGGGAAGCTGGTACTGTTAAAGGAAAGAAAACAGGAAACTTTGCTAAATCCGACTGGATGGATATCGAGAAACAACGTGGGATTTCGGTAACTTCATCTGTCATGCAGTTTGACTACGATGGGAAACGGGTCAACATCCTTGATACCCCAGGGCACGAGGACTTTTCAGAAGATACTTATCGGACCTTGATGGCGGTGGACGCGGCGGTTATGGTCGTAGACTCTGCCAAAGGTATTGAGGCCCAAACCAAGAAATTGTTTGAGGTTGTCAAACACCGTGGCATTCCAGTCTTTACCTTTATGAACAAGCTGGACCGTGACGGTCGCGAGCCACTGGACCTTTTGCAAGAATTGGAAGAAGTTCTAGGTATTGCTAGCTACCCAATGAACTGGCCGATTGGGATGGGGAAAGCCTTTGAGGGGCTCTACGACCTCTATAACCAACGGTTGGAACTCTACAAAGGAGATGAACGCTTTGCCAGTCTAGAAGACGGAGACAAGCTTTTTGCTAACAATCCATTCTACGAGCAAGTCAAGGATGACATCGAACTCTTGCAAGAAGCTGGGAATGAATTCTCAGAAGAAGCCATCCTTGCGGGTGAATTAACACCAGTCTTCTTCGGATCAGCTTTGACGAACTTTGGGGTGCAGACTTTCTTGGAAACCTTCTTGAAGTTTGCTCCAGAACCACATGGCCACAAGAAGACTGACGGAGAGCTTGTTGATCCATATGACAAGGATTTCTCAGGCTTTGTCTTTAAAATCCAGGCCAACATGGACCCTCGTCACCGTGACCGCATCGCCTTTGTCCGGATCGTATCGGGTGAATTTGAGCGTGGGATGAATGTTAACCTCCCTCGTACTGGTAAGGGCGCTAAGCTATCAAATGTCACTCAGTTTATGGCCGAAAGCCGTGAAAATGTGACCAATGCCGTAGCTGGAGATATCATCGGGGTATACGATACTGGTACTTATCAGGTGGGAGATACTTTGACAGTTGGCAAAAACAAATTTGAATTTGAACCACTGCCAACCTTTACCCCTGAAATCTTCATGAAGGTATCTGCTAAGAACGTCATGAAACAAAAATCCTTCCACAAGGGAATCGAGCAATTGGTACAAGAAGGAGCTATTCAGCTCTATACCAACTACCAAACAGGTGAATACATGTTAGGTGCCGTTGGTCAATTGCAGTTTGAAGTCTTCAAGCACCGGATGGAAAATGAGTACAATGCAGAAGTCGTTATGAGCCCAATGGGTAAAAAGACCGTCCGTTGGATCAAACCAGAAGATTTAGATGAACGTATGTCTTCAAGTCGAAATATCTTTGCTAAAGACCGCTTTGATCAACCTGTCTTCCTTTTCGAAAATGACTTTGCCCTCCGCTGGTTTGCGGACAAGTATCCGGATGTGGAGTTGGAAGAAAAGATGTGATTCAGTAAGTCTACTTGATTGCAAAGCAATTTAAGTAGACTACGGCAAGTCCTATAAGACTTGCCTAACTGCCTCACTAACTTAGTTTTACAAATGGAATCGATTTTTAAAACTAAGTGTCGTAATCTAAAAGTTAGAAAGCGGCCTAGCTAACTAGTCTCTTGGTTCACTTTGGGAATAGAATATATAAATTAAAAAAGCCAGCTCAAGCGAGCTGGTTTTTATTGTTCTGTAATAAGGAGTCTTCCCAAAAATTCTTGTAAGATAAAGAAGACAATGAGGCTAGCAATGGTTTCCCCTAAGAAGGACGAACTATTCACAACAAGAGAATAAATGTAGGCACTTTGGCCAGCTGGAGCATAGCTTCCCCAGAAGATGACACCTGCAATATAGTGAATGAGGTAGCGTGCAAAACCACCCAAGACGACTCCGGCAGTAATATATGTGAGTGTCTGAACTCGTTTTTTATTTCTGATAGCTTTGTCAAGCGTAGGTTTGACAATTCCACTCAGTCCAATCAAGCTGAAGGCTACAAAGTATTCTAAGAAACCTTGGATTGGAGTCAACCAACCACCAGCTGCTTCCCCAGTTACGACTTGCAACAGTCCCCAGAGGAATCCCCCCATGGCACCAGCCTTAACGCCCCAGCGGAAACTGAGGAGAAAGATGGGAACCATCTTAAAAGATAGAGAAATCCAAGGACCTAAGGACATGGGTTGAGTAACCAAATCCAAAATATAAGCAATAGTCGCTAAAAGAGCAACCTCAATCATTGGTCGAATCGTAGTTTTCGACATAAAAAAACCTCCTATACCAATCGTTTTGATTGGCTCATTTGTTGCCACATCAAAACGTTGTCATAGAAGTTCTCTATTTCATTCTGTTTTGAAACACATCCCTACGCAGGTCCTAACCTGATCAGGTGGTAAGAGTTTAGGCCAGCAACGAACACCTCTGGTATCCAAGTTAGCCAATCTCAGCAATTGCTCCTCTTGTGACTCTCTCATTATACTATCAAAAAAACGTTCCCGCAACTTTTTAACTCGTAAAAAATATGGTATAGTTATTAAGATAGAAAATGCACAAGTTGTGGAGGAAAAAATTATGGGTATTTTTGCAGGTTTGATGGGCAATGCTTCTCAAAAAGACGTCGATAAGGTTGAAAAAGATTTAGGGGATATCCTGGTTCCAGGTGAGCAAGTAACTCTGGCTTTTAGTTTGATTCGTGACTTGATTGTCTTTACGGAGTACCGTCTGATTTTGGTGGACAAGCAAGGAATGACAGGGAAGAAAACGTCTTATAAATCCCTCCCCTATCGTTCCATTTCACGGTTTTCAGTAGAAACATCTGGTCATTTTGATTTGGATGCAGAATTAAAAATTTGGGTTTCATCAGCTGTAGAACCATCAGAAACACTTCAATTTAAGAGTGATAATAGTGTTATCGAGATCCAGCAGGCCTTAGCAGCCGCTGTATTGCGTTGATCAGTGAATGAGGACAGGACTCATCTAGCGATTTCGGATAATCGGGTAGGAGTACTGGTAGATAAGGTAAAGAGGAAACGAAATGTTCGTTGAAAAAAAGTTAGGAGATGGTCGGAGTTGGATTAATATTGATTCTGACTTGATTGCAGAAACATCCCAGTTGTACCAAAAGTATGGTATTGATCAAGAAACCATTGAATATGCATTGGATAAAAATGAACGTGCCCACATGGATTACAACCGTGAAAATGGAACTGTGACTTTTATTTATAATGTCTTGGACATGGAAAAGGAAAAGGAATATTATGAAACGATTCCAATGACTTTCATTGTCCAGGGGCCACGTCTTGTAACTATTAGTAACCGAGACAACGCCTATATTATTGCACAAATGGAACGCTATGTTGATGCTCATGAAAGTTTATCCACCTTTAAACTCTTGTTTGCAGGCCTTGAGATGATTAGTAATGCTTATTATCCGATTATTGAGCGTCTAGATAAGCACAAGGATGAGATTACTCGTCTCTTACGAAAAACGACAACTAGTAAGAACCTTTATGCTCTTTCTGACGTGGAAACAGGTATGGTCTATCTAGCATCCGCTGCCAAGCAAAATCGCATGCTTCTGGAACATATCAGGGCTCACCTAATCTACCGCCAATTTGATGATGTGGAAAAAGAACAATTTGATGATGCCATGATTGAGGCCAGACAGTTGGTGTATATGACGGAGTTGAACTCTCAGGTCTTGCAGCAATTGTCTAGCTCTTACAATAACATCCTAAATAACAATTTGAATGATAATTTGACCACCTTGACCATCTTAGAAGCTCTGTTAGCGGTCTTAGCAGTTGTCACTGGTTTCTTTGGAATGAATGTTCCATTGCCGTTTACAAATGATCCCAATGCCTGGATTTATATTTCGGTCGCTAGCTTCGTCTTGTGGTTGATGTTATCACGAATCTTGCGCTGGATTGCCCATAAACGATAAAAAAAGAGAGGTAGGGAAGAAATTCCTTACCTCTTTCGTATCTTGGCTATTTCAGAAAATCCTTCATTTTTAACTCTGCCTCCCCTAAGAAGAAGAGGCAGTTTTGATACAAGTGATCGACTGTACAAAATCTTCTTGGAAATAGTAGGAGTAGATTTAAAAGTACTGAGTGGATTATAAACAATTTATAATTGGATTGAATCGTTGAATCAGTTAAATGAATGAAGCATTTTAATGATACTGAAATAACCTAGATACTAGAATCATTATACATATTTTTATATTAAAAATCAAGGAAACAATCCCAAAATAAAAGGGGATTTATTGTGAGTGAAAATTTTTAGAAAGCCTATTGTAACGCTGTTTTTATGAGGTGATTCAAAGTAAAGAAGAGACTTCACAGTCTTTTATATTATCGCAAATTTAAAAAATAAATTATACTAATTATCCAAAGGTGGAAAGAGCTTTTTTGAAAGGGGTTACGAAATAAAAACCTTTTAACCTGTTTCGTTTTACTATCTTTTAAACCTAGTCTATGGTATACTAGATTGGTTGCAAAGAAAGCAGTACTTTTCTTTAGTGGAAAAGAAGCAACACGGTCTTTCATAAAAGCTATGAAAGTACGTCATGACAAGAAAAGTATAAACTAAGCGCTATAGGATGGCTTCGCACCATCTTTAGAAAGAAGAATAACGTGAAATTTAATGAATTTAATCTTTCTGCTGATTTGTTAGCAGAAATTGAAAAAGCAGGATTTGTAGAAGCAAGTCCTATCCAAGAGCAAACCATTCCTTTGGCTCTTGAGGGAAAAGATGTTATCGGTCAAGCACAGACTGGTACAGGGAAAACTGCAGCCTTTGGCTTGCCAACTCTTGAAAAAATTCGTACAGAAGAAGCAACTATCCAAGCTTTAGTAATTGCCCCAACTCGTGAACTAGCTGTTCAAAGTCAGGAAGAACTCTTCCGCTTTGGCCGTAGTAAAGGTGTGAAAGTCCGTTCAGTATACGGTGGTTCAAGTATTGAAAAACAAATCAAGGCTCTTAAATCAGGTGCCCACATCGTTGTAGGAACACCGGGACGTTTACTTGACTTGATTAAACGCAAGGCTCTGAAATTACATGATATTGAAACCTTGATTTTAGATGAAGCAGATGAAATGCTGAACATGGGATTCCTTGAAGATATTGAAGATATCATCTCTCGTGTACCGGAAAATCGTCAAACCTTGCTCTTTTCAGCGACTATGCCAGATGCTATCAAACGTATTGGTGTTCAGTTCATGAAAGAACCTGAGCATGTGAAGATTGCTGCTAAAGAATTAACAACAGAACTGGTAGACCAGTACTATATCCGCGTTAAGGAACAAGAAAAATTCGACACCATGACTCGTCTTATGGATGTTGATCAACCTGAGTTGTCAATCGTTTTTGGTCGTACCAAACGTCGTGTAGATGAGTTGACTCGTGGGCTGAAAATCCGTGGTTTCCGTGCAGAAGGGATTCATGGAGATTTGGACCAAAACAAACGTCTTCGTGTCCTTCGTGATTTTAAAAATGGCAACCTTGATGTCCTCGTTGCAACAGACGTAGCTGCCCGTGGTTTGGATATTTCAGGTGTGACTCATGTCTACAACTACGATATCCCACAAGACCCTGAGAGTTATGTTCACCGTATTGGTCGTACAGGACGTGCAGGTAAGTCAGGTCAGTCTATTACCTTCGTTTCACCTAATGAAATGGGTTATCTCCAAATCATTGAGAACTTAACTAAGAAACGTATGAAAGGTCTCAAGCCGGCAAGTGCAGAAGAAGCCTTCCAAGCTAAGAAGCAGGTTGCACTGAAGAAAATTGAACGTGATTTTGCGAATGAGGAGATCCGTAGCAACTTTGAAAAGTTTGGCAAGGATGCTCGTCAATTAGCATCAGAATTCAGCCCAGAAGAATTGGCCATGTATATCCTCAGCTTAACTGTTCAAGACCCAGATAGTCTTCCTGAGGTTGAGATTGCACGTGAAAAACCGTTACCATTTAAACCATCTGGTGGTGGCTTCGGTGGCAAAGGCAAGGGTGGTCGAGGAGGCCGTCGTGGGGATGACCGTCGAGACCGTGATCGCCGTGGCAATGGTCGTCGTGATGACTATCGTAAAGGTGGACGTTCAAAGGATCGTTTTGATAAAGAGAAGCGTTACCGTAAGGATAATAAAAAACCACGCAATACTTCAAGCGAGAAGAAAACAGGCTTTGTGATTCGGAACAAAGGAGATAAATAAAAAATACAAGGGTAAACACATGTTTACCCTTGTATATTTATAAGGAGACCGAAATTCGTAAACAAAACGTTTGCTAACACTCTGTGATAGCGCTATCAATTCTGTTAACATATTAAGAATACAACTTTTTATAAGTCCTGTCAACAGATTTGCTAAAAAAAATCTACTTTTTTTAAAAAGGTGAACAAAAAATAAATTTTTTCTACAAAAATGACCAACAAAATAAGTGATTAATATAGAAAAAAATCGATAAAATATTTGTTTCTTATTGAAAATGTTCACTAT
Protein-coding sequences here:
- a CDS encoding magnesium transporter CorA family protein, with product MFVEKKLGDGRSWINIDSDLIAETSQLYQKYGIDQETIEYALDKNERAHMDYNRENGTVTFIYNVLDMEKEKEYYETIPMTFIVQGPRLVTISNRDNAYIIAQMERYVDAHESLSTFKLLFAGLEMISNAYYPIIERLDKHKDEITRLLRKTTTSKNLYALSDVETGMVYLASAAKQNRMLLEHIRAHLIYRQFDDVEKEQFDDAMIEARQLVYMTELNSQVLQQLSSSYNNILNNNLNDNLTTLTILEALLAVLAVVTGFFGMNVPLPFTNDPNAWIYISVASFVLWLMLSRILRWIAHKR
- a CDS encoding peptide chain release factor 3, which produces MTITDEIKKRRTFAIISHPDAGKTTITEQLLYFGGEIREAGTVKGKKTGNFAKSDWMDIEKQRGISVTSSVMQFDYDGKRVNILDTPGHEDFSEDTYRTLMAVDAAVMVVDSAKGIEAQTKKLFEVVKHRGIPVFTFMNKLDRDGREPLDLLQELEEVLGIASYPMNWPIGMGKAFEGLYDLYNQRLELYKGDERFASLEDGDKLFANNPFYEQVKDDIELLQEAGNEFSEEAILAGELTPVFFGSALTNFGVQTFLETFLKFAPEPHGHKKTDGELVDPYDKDFSGFVFKIQANMDPRHRDRIAFVRIVSGEFERGMNVNLPRTGKGAKLSNVTQFMAESRENVTNAVAGDIIGVYDTGTYQVGDTLTVGKNKFEFEPLPTFTPEIFMKVSAKNVMKQKSFHKGIEQLVQEGAIQLYTNYQTGEYMLGAVGQLQFEVFKHRMENEYNAEVVMSPMGKKTVRWIKPEDLDERMSSSRNIFAKDRFDQPVFLFENDFALRWFADKYPDVELEEKM
- the thiT gene encoding energy-coupled thiamine transporter ThiT, whose amino-acid sequence is MSKTTIRPMIEVALLATIAYILDLVTQPMSLGPWISLSFKMVPIFLLSFRWGVKAGAMGGFLWGLLQVVTGEAAGGWLTPIQGFLEYFVAFSLIGLSGIVKPTLDKAIRNKKRVQTLTYITAGVVLGGFARYLIHYIAGVIFWGSYAPAGQSAYIYSLVVNSSSFLGETIASLIVFFILQEFLGRLLITEQ
- a CDS encoding DEAD/DEAH box helicase gives rise to the protein MKFNEFNLSADLLAEIEKAGFVEASPIQEQTIPLALEGKDVIGQAQTGTGKTAAFGLPTLEKIRTEEATIQALVIAPTRELAVQSQEELFRFGRSKGVKVRSVYGGSSIEKQIKALKSGAHIVVGTPGRLLDLIKRKALKLHDIETLILDEADEMLNMGFLEDIEDIISRVPENRQTLLFSATMPDAIKRIGVQFMKEPEHVKIAAKELTTELVDQYYIRVKEQEKFDTMTRLMDVDQPELSIVFGRTKRRVDELTRGLKIRGFRAEGIHGDLDQNKRLRVLRDFKNGNLDVLVATDVAARGLDISGVTHVYNYDIPQDPESYVHRIGRTGRAGKSGQSITFVSPNEMGYLQIIENLTKKRMKGLKPASAEEAFQAKKQVALKKIERDFANEEIRSNFEKFGKDARQLASEFSPEELAMYILSLTVQDPDSLPEVEIAREKPLPFKPSGGGFGGKGKGGRGGRRGDDRRDRDRRGNGRRDDYRKGGRSKDRFDKEKRYRKDNKKPRNTSSEKKTGFVIRNKGDK
- a CDS encoding PH domain-containing protein, with product MGIFAGLMGNASQKDVDKVEKDLGDILVPGEQVTLAFSLIRDLIVFTEYRLILVDKQGMTGKKTSYKSLPYRSISRFSVETSGHFDLDAELKIWVSSAVEPSETLQFKSDNSVIEIQQALAAAVLR